The Henningerozyma blattae CBS 6284 chromosome 6, complete genome genomic interval ACTTTACCGTtcttaatgatattatattCAGCCAATAATGAACGAGCTTCCTTAGTAATAGCTAAAACTAATTCATAATCTTTATCGGCCTTTTCATTGCTGAAATCTTTTCTGAAAACTGGGTAAGATGCCTTAACAATTGTTTCTGAAGTTTCTGAAGAACGTTTTGGTAAACGTTGCCACATTTCTTCAGAAATAAATGGCATGAATGgatgaattaatttcaagGCATTGTCTAATAAAATGTATAAAGTATCTTTAGCAGATTTTTGTTCAACTTCTGTACCTTCTTGGATCAAATACTTGGAGTTTTCAATGTAAACATCACATACTAAGTACCAGAATTCATAAATAGCACTAGTAgaatttaagaaatcaCGCTTTTCGATAGCTTCATTTACAACCTTAGCACAGTTGGTCAATTTGTTCAAAATCCATTGTTCGACTAAAGATTCATGACCAGTTAATTCTTCCTTGGCAGATGGAACATACTCTTCACCCAATCTCATTAAAGCAAACTTAGTAGCTTGATAGATCTTGTTACAAAACTTTCTGTAACCTTCAACACGTAAGATATCTAAGTTAATATCACGACCACCAGTAGTATAAGCACATAAGGCAAATCTCATAGCATCACTACCACATTGTGGAATACCATTTGGATAAGATTCTTTTTGGCCATCCTTAGCTTTTTCGATTTCCCTTGGGTCTAAGTTACCAACTAATAACTTAGCATGtaaatcttctaatttgATACCTCTGATAACATCTAATGGATCAACGACATTACCTAAAGATTTAGACATCTTACGACCTTGGGCATCTCTAACCAAAGAATGGCAGAAAACTTCTTTGAAAGGAATAGAACCAGTCAATTTAATACCTAACAAAATCATTCTAGTAACCCAGAAGAATAAGATGTCCCACCCAGTTTCTAACATTGAGAAAGGATAGAAGTTTTCCAAATCCTTGGTTTTGTTTGGCCAACCTAAAGTAGAAAATGGCCACAAACCAGAAGAAAACCAAGTATCTAAGACATCTTCATCTCTTTCTAATGTAAACTTGGTATTTGGGAATTTAGCTTCAGCCTTAGCTTGagcttcttcttcagttCTACCAGCGACCCAATATTTACCGTCATTTGGATCATTTTCTTCACCATCAATATGAACAAAATAAACTGGACAACGATGACCCCACCATAGTTGTCTGGAAATACACCAATCTTGGATATTGTTAACCCAGTGGAAGTATTCGGCTTCAGATGACTTTGGAGCAATGTTAATTTCACCATTCTTAACAGCCTTAATAGCCTCCTTAGCCATATCACCTTGTGCAACCCACCATTGTGGCTTTAATAATGGTTCAATAATATCACCAGATCTAGAACAAGTTGGAATTGAcatttcattatcttcTTGGCCAACATataaattcttttcttttaataattcaataactTTCTTTCTGGCATCGAATCTCTTCATACCTTCCCATTCTGGGCCACAGTTTTCGTTTAATAAACCATCATCAGTTAAAATGTTAATGAATTCCAAATTATGACGTTTACCAGTGTTGTAATCGTTTTGGTCATGAGCTGGAGTAATTTTAACGGCACCAGTACCAAATTCCATATCGACAGCTTCCTTATCACAGATAATTGGGATTTTTCTTGGTAAAAATGGGTGTTGAATAAATTTACCGTGTAAGTGTTTATAACGATCATCATCTGGATGAACTGCCACAGCGGTATCACCAAATAATGTTTCTGGTCTAGTAGTAGCAATAATTAGCTTTTCGTCAGAATCAACGACTGGGTAAGCAAAGGAAGTTAAGACACCAAATTCAACCTTTTCATCGTAGTTTGGAACACTCAATAGTGTTCTACCCTTAACTTCTTTGTTTTCAACTTCTAAGTTAGAAATAGCAGTGTTTAATTTAACAGACCAGTTAACTAATCTTGCAGCACGATAAATAGTACCGTCATCATGTAATCTAACAAAAGCTTCTTCAACTGCTTCGGTTAATTCTGGAGATAAAGTAAAAGCTTCACGAGTCCAATCGTAAGAAGCACCTAAATATTGGATTTGACCCTTAATTCTTTGATGGTATTCTTCTTTCCATTCCCAAACTTTCTTAACAAAAGTTTCTCTACCATAATCGTGTCTggttttcttttctttggCCCATAATTGTTTTTCGACAACAGATTGAGTTGCAATACCTGCATGATCAAAACCAGGTAAGAATAAAACAGTTTTACCCTTCATTCTGTAGAATCTGATTAAAGAATCTTGAATAGCAATAGTCAAAGCATGACCGATATGTAAAGCGCCTGTAACATTTGGTGGTGGAGCTGGAATACAGAATAACCCTTCTGGTTTAACCTTGCCGTCTTCAGTGAATTCTGGTTCGAAGAAACCACTTTTAACCCACCAGTCATACCAGGAACTTTCAACATTGGCTGGGTTGTATGCTTTCAAAGCTGGGTCATCAAGAGAAAccaatacttttttttcaccaGGTACAGTCTTATCAACAAATTCTGGAACTGGGGCAGATTCCTTAGCAGGCTTCttcttatttttgttttcagAACCTGGCTTGCTAGCTGCAGCTTGCTTTTTTGCTTGTTTAGCAGCAAACTTTAGTAATTTTTCAGCCTTcttcttttccttttcaatttcttttggaGTCTTTGGAGTTCCATCTTCCTTCACAGGATTAATGATAACTTCCCCAGTCTTTGGATCAACGGGAGGTAAATTTGCCAAGTCACTCATTGTGGTTGGGTATCGATTTATATTgctttctttttctaaaaattacaaaattcagaaaagacaaaattattatcttaaaagaatttttttttattaatgaaattatgaAATTTGGGTTATCTGACAACTTTTTCCAGTAGATTTGTCATAGTAATTGGTCATTACTAGAGCACATTCGTCGTTGAATGTGTGCTAGgaattcattatatttcatCAACGTTTTTCGGTCAAATTTCGAGTGCTCATCACAGATCTGAAAATTTTAGCCGCAAGCTGTGTGTCACACAAGATGGCGCGACggaaataaatcaaaaagaaaacgATTATAAGCAAATGaaataacaaaattaaaataaaatttataatttattttataggATATTTATATCTATCTAATAGCTTTGCTCTTAAATGCTTGGTTCAAAGTCCTTGTAGGCCTTTTGAAACAAGTTAACTTCATTCTCTTCTTGCTTCCTAGTCTGATTGCAAATCGAAGAGTCCCATCTCACACGGCGTGGAAGATTTAACATATAAGCAAGAACTCTCCTTCCAAACTGGAGGTCAATTCTATCTTCAGGATCAAATTGAGCAAGATAAAGCTTCGAGGAAGATGGTGTTTCGTATACTGtaaattgtaaataattaaCAAGTGGATTTGTTACTAATGCCTCATACTCCTTGTCTGTATTTGAATGAAACAAACTAAACGTGAGATTAGTGTTTTtagtatatttttcattgttCATATATAATTGTCTATCAAGTGAGTCCTTGAACTTCATGATACAATACTTAGGAACTGggaatatttgtttatgGAAATGAAAAGACTTTTCGCTTTGAATCTCAAAACTGACGGTACacatttcaaattttaagaaattcATTGCTACAACACTCTTTTCTAATTGTAGCATTTCAATATCTAGATTTGTAGAAGCAGTAAAGTCATTCTCGTGCTTTGTCCGTAATTTTGCTTTATGTTCAATTGGAACAACCAAGCAATGCCCTGAAAACCCCATTTCACCTTTAGGAGTTGTTAATGGACCCCTAGCAATTGTTAGATACGCAAGGGAgccaatatatataatcatGTGGTCTTGAATATTGGAGTTTGTAAAGCAAAAATGGCAATCAGTCGGTAAAACAATCTTCGGTTTTTTAATGGGATGTGTTTCTTGcatagtattatttaattgattattagCTGAAAGTTTATTACTAGCATTATTCCCGTCTAATTTACgcttttttattatgtCCATATAGGGATTTGAAGTTAAACTGGATAGATTTAGAGGTAGAGTGCTCGTTAAATCTAATTCAAAAGCATACGCCCATTTAGAACCTGAGTTATATGCCGCAATATTCATAAAACGTGTAATTCTATCTGAATCAGGCCATAAAAAAGGTTTTAATTCCAAGAACGTTTGTGTATATttataactaaaatgatATCGAGGTTCAAAAatcttatttaatttatcaataacTTCATTACCACCAAGACTATTTTCTCGGTGAGAAATAGATACGCTCCATTCTTTTGTAATTAATAAGTCTACTTTTGAAGTATTCTTAGAAAATTGTGacaaaatttcatttttctttgacGTGAGTTCACTTGATGATATGGTGTTATATCCTAACCGTATTCCATTAGAGAATTCAAATACCCCTATGCCTCCTAAAATTTTAACGCCATTCTTTAGAACTCTTGATCCTGATTCTTCAAATAGTTTATtctctaataaaaataactgTGGAAGATTGTCTGAATCTGGAAAAATACGACTTTCTAACTCATTAAATGTATCGGATATTTCTCCTAACACTAAACAAGAAGTAAATGGTCCATGCTTTTTATGAAGAGAAACGACTTTTTCTATGACGGTTGCTAAGTCTTCTTGAAGAGAATGAactactaataatttagattttaACATATTTGCATCGAAGgaagtattaatatttttgcaacttcaaaatattgaaataaatttcaaaaagataaaagatAGAGATAATACCTCAAGATTCTAATCTGAAAAGAGAATGGACTTGGGACTGATGGTAGATGCATAGAATGTACATTACTACCTTTAAAATAGCACTTTGTATTTGATAGCCATCTCCACTTTTTCACATTCGGCCGGGTAAGTGATGAGCTTTGAAGAtttttatgaaaaaatcTCTACCATATTTCTTATTAAAAATCTCAGATGAGGTACGACTGATTgtaaaaattcttaatatacaaatttatttttttacaaagGAAATAAAAGGTCGAAACATACTATCGTTGATCCCCTTctaattatatttgaaaaatataattatcacCATGTCTAATATCGTTGGTATTGAATATAACCGTGTTACAAATACTACTTCCACAGACTTCCCAGGCTATTCTAAAGACGGTGAAAACGCTTGGGATGTCGAAAAGTTCAAGGAAACTTTTGACATcaaaatttctaatttagaCGAAAGAGATGCAacttttgatttaattaatattgatacTTCTATTGCTAACGCTTTCCGTCGTATTATGATGGCCGAAGTTCCAGCAGTGGCTGCAGAACATGTATACTTCCTAAACAACACATCAGTTATTCAAGATGAAGTTTTAGCTCATAGAATTGGTTTAGTTCCACTAAAAGTGGACCCTGATATGCTAACTTGGGTTGATCAAACATTGCCTGAAGAAGAGAGATTTACTGATGAAAATACTATTGTCTTGTCTTTAAATGTTAAATGTACGAAAAATGACAAAGCCCCAAAGGACTGTACCGatccaaaaattttatataataatgctCATGTCTATGCTCgtgatttaaaatttgaaccACAAGGTAAACAGGTTGAAACATTTGCAAATTGTCCTGTCGTTCCAACTGATCcagatattttattagcTAAATTGAGACCAGGCCAAGAAATCTCCTTGAGAGCTCATTGTATATTAGGTATTGGTAGTGATCATGCTAAGTTTTCCCCGGTCGCTACTGCTTCCTATAGATTATTACCACATATCAACATTACAGAGCCAATAAGAGGCAAGGATGCagaaaaattccaaaaatgTTTTACACCAGGCGTTATTGGCATCAAAGATGGTGAAGCTTATGTTAAAGATGCTAGAATGGATACAGTATCGAGAGAGGTCTTCAGACATCAAGAATTTGCAGATAAGGTTAAGCTAGGTAGAGTTAGAGATCATTTTGTCTTTAATGTAGAAAGTACTGGTGCTATGCCACCTGAAGAAATCTTCTTTAAGTCTGTCAGAATCCTGAAGAACAAAgctcaatatttaaaggaATGTACCATAAGTGAATAAATGGACccataaattaaataaattaaatattttattaattagcATTCATTCAAAcctaaattaattttcatttcatACTTGTGTAgtactttttttctttttctattattctacaattaaatttataaagtTCAGTAATATTAACTTGTTCTTCTCTATCAAAGAGAACTATAGTAAGGTTTGCGTCCTTTGAAGTAAACTTCAATTGTTTCTATTATacattttatatattctattaGGGATTCTATCTAaggtattattataatctAGATTAAGTAtgtaattattttgtttcaaattcaacCACAAACTCATTACCAAAGGCAGCTATTTCATGGAATATTGCTTCTTTGTTCAATGAAACATGTTCTTGATCGACAGGCTTGATATTACAATCAATGTTCACCTTAAAAGCATGGTCTTGTTTAAACATTGGTTTAATTAATGCTGTAATAACATTTTTATCTCCATTTTCTCCACCATTGGCCCCCATATATTTATGACTAGAAAAGATAATGCTGTTTTTgtatttcatatttaaatacttaACTAACTGATAAGTTGGATCCATCTTCTCAGAGATAGAATCTAAATCAGATGGAAATTTGGTTGGTAATTGAGATAAATTCTTGAATTCAGTGTTTTCCAATATACCACAAGAGGCTTTTAATGGTTTTGGTGCTTTTAATTGGACAACAAAATCATAATCCTTTAATGCAGgagtaaataataaatcaacaGTTTGTTTGTTTAGTCCGTGAGTCTCTAAAATGTTGACTGCAACTTTAGCCAATGCTGTCACACGAGTGGCAATTGGTAGCGGAATACCACTAGAGTATAATAAACCACTAGGATCAATCTTAGAAGcaataaagaattgaatGTTTAAACCATGTGGATCACTTTTTCTCAAGTTGGTAAAATTAGATTGTATAGCCTTATATTGAGCTAATGTAAGTTTTTCTGATAACTTTTTTAATGTTTTAGAATCTAAGTCTGAACCACCAATACTAGTTTCAAAACCACTTTCGAATTCTTCCTCAGGCTTTATTAGatctaaaattaaaggGTCTTCCTTCCAATTCCATTGacttaaaaattttaaaatttttaagaaCCCGTTTTCAAGAGAACCAGGAATTAGGTATGGTGAATGGTCAACAAAAGGTTTCATTGCAATCAATTCAACTAGTTCATCACTTAAATGtcctaataataaatgaatatccagccattttttaaatagtCTAACAGTTGcagaataataatgataagagtgtgaaatattttcaatagttCTTGTATGTCTAGCAGAAGCTAAGTATTTAGCAGTAAATTTTAAGAAAGTGTTTTCTAATTCAggttttaattcatttcttGCATTTGAAATAGCTCTTAAATACAAGATTTCATCACGTTCAGTTAAAACTCTAAACTTAAAACCATAACCTTCTGGggttaaaatatttaaaatagttatttccaaattataAGGAATTGATTCATCACGAGTGAAAAAcgatttaaatttatcacTGTGTTCTGTATTAAGTTGTTCATGGATTTTCAATAAGAAGGCAGATTTTGACTTTTCTAAAGAAGTAATTTCATCTGGCCATTTTTGAGAGGTTTCAAATTCCAAAATAACATCTTGGAAGAAATCTGGATCAGAATAAGCAAATGGAACAGGTTGGCATAAAGAAGTATATCTAAATTTCGAGCCAACTGGTTGGATggatttaattgataaaggTAATTGCATTTTGAAAAGGACTTTGtataattcatcaaaagatttcttcaaattgaaatagcttgataaattcaaaattgaaGTTTTAGAACTTGCAGGAAGATTTGgtaatggtaataaatcttggaattgttttgtaattgtaTCATTAATTGTAACATTTTCGAATAAGTGACTTTGGAGaacaaatttcaaaatagaCGAAATTACTGGTTCAGATGAAGATGTTTGCCATATACAACAATGAGTAATTGACCCATCTTTGAATCGACGTAACGAAGATTTGATGCCCcagaaatttttgaaattaattgcCTCTTCAGTTGGTTCTTCTGAATGAGCTGGGCCTCTTGTCACTAGTTTTTCCGATTCTGCTGGAtttgttaataatttgattctAATTGCAGTAAAATTGGCAATCAGATTTTTAGAgtgataaatttttcttcttgtgATGGGGAACGAAGACTTTTGTCCCAACAGTTGTATTTCGAAAGTAGTAATTCTATCACCTAAGGAgaatttgatgattttagaaattttatcCACcaagaaattttcaaaagttataaattttattctttcaaAAGGACCAAAATCTTCATACAATTCATTCATGGCAACTTTTAGAGATGCTACAGGGAATGATAAATCATAAACtaaatcatattttatattatctaatttattgatattagtTAAGAAAacatttgaaaattgaTCTTGTACCACGTTATTTAACATCTTTAAAGTTTCAGTGGCATAtagttttaaaatcttaTAAGACTCAATTGACATTTTACttagaatattaatattggtTGATCTATCATAGATGGTTgggaaattaaaagattccTCTGTGTATTTTGAAGTATGGAAATGAGCATTTGTTGAATCATCTGATGAGGAAGTTGATGGCATGGAATGGAAATGTAAATGACCCTTTGAAGAAAGATCCATTGTAGCTAAGTATTTGATAACACCcttaaataattgataagAGGAAAACCCATGCAATAATATCTTATTACCATTAATACCACCCCCGTTTAATAGAGCAGCCATTAATAGAGAAAATTCGAATGAACCAAATCCACCTAATGAGCCTGAATGGGCTAAACTTGAACTGAACCCACGTTGATTTAGCCATAGTCTACCTAATATTGTAGCTTCTTGGAAAGACTCGGtgatttttttggttttatataaatatttcaaatatatttcatggcttgaagatgataaaacggagaaattatataataacgTTGGAGGTAATGCTGAAtgtgatgaagaattattatttgagtCCTTTTCTATGGCTACTctaatacaattttttttgggagataattttttagtatCAAATGCTTTAAATGGAAAGCCAATGATTAAATTTATGGAGAAATTTGTCTTTTGGAAATTATAGGGAGATtcttttttagaatttgtttcattagaacatgataattttaaaattggtaATAGTGGATCATTATTAAGATAGGTGTattccaaatttaataaatcttttaaagaagaatCCTTTGCTAACAATGAAGATAGATGATGTGTCAAGTAAGCTAAATAAACACTTCTCTTATGAAGACATCtaaaatttaagaaatccTTTTTATCAAACAGCTCTATGGGCAttgttaataaaatatctatGGAATTGCCATTTGGTTGGTTTATAAAAGTCTTTAATGGGAATGAACCAATTAGAGACACTTGGTCTGGagatttataattaaatttatagtttGTGGAAGATGCAATAGGTTTTGGATCGGCAAATGGAATCTTGACTGTTTTATCATCGAAATAAGTTTCTACATCTGCTAAAGACGATTCTTTCCAATCTGGAATTAATTGTAGAACGTCGTATAGTTTATGTAAGAATTTTTCTAGCTTTGAAACATGGTTTGGGTTAACTTTAACTTGGTTCAACAACTCATCGATTTGTaatttgaagatattagatttaaataattcagcTGTCTCTCTAGCTATTTGAATATCTTGAGCAGTTGTTCTTGAAGCAGGTTTTTTATCTGAGTTTCCTTCTTTAAGTTGGTCTTCGTTGTCTTCGTtgtcttcttcttcttcttcttcttcttcttcttcttcttcttcttcttctttctcATGATCTTTAACTTTTTCTACttcttgattatttttaagCTTTGAGTTGTCTATCTTAGCTAgtttaatattagttttgcttttaatatcagaaGCATCAGAATCATGACTAGCCTTTCTTTTAACAGCAgccatatttatttttattagttgttAAAGTGAGTGGAATTATAATagttgaataaaataaatggaAATAGGTATACAGATGtagataaataaataataaagtacTGGAATACTActtaagaaaaaaaaaaagaaataaaatatcagtTTAATggaacaaattaaaaattaaaaaaaattaatttcaacaaaTGATATAATGCAACaggaaaataaagaacaaaattatccagaataataatacgggtaaaatgtttattatcttttttttttattttttgcaaTATTTTAGAATCGATGGATGTTATTTATCGTTATCggttttcttatttttatcatatataataatgataaataataatatatatataatagcaagatatatagataatagtatttttttagctATCGACTATCAAGGAATGTCACATGGCAACTGTCAACACATGCCACGTGTACGGCATGATTCCAGCCGTATTACCGTTGGCAGAATACCCGCCAAGCGGCCAGTAGCCGCCCAACATTCGCCACACAATAGCCTCCATAGTAAATAACACATACTTACTGTATGGCCCACTAATCCACCTCCAAGAAACGCAAACATAGGTCATGCTGAAGCAGGAACCAAACAAACCCTGAAGGTAGTTTAGTGTGATTACTATGAAGATACTAGAGTGTGTTAGTGAGTGGAAAAAACAGTTAAGCTAAGGAAGATGGAAGAGGAGGACCAAGACAAAGAGGAGGGAGGATTAGGAGGATTAGGAGGATAGAGAAAGTTGCGtctttttggaaaaatctCTAGAAGGAGCCTGCGTGGAGCTAGAAGGAGGTGCTTGGTGGGAAAAATGGGATGCTAGAGGGAATGTTTGGAAGGCTAGTAGGGGGATTGCCAGTGGGAAAGCAATAACGGCAAGTCGGGCTaggattaaaaaaaaactttgaaaaaagtgaaaaaaaaaacatagGAAGTCACTTTGTACGATTGTATGTCAAGCAGATTGATCACGTGCGAAAGTGAAAATTTTGCAAAAAATGCCCATTGCCAGAATTGAACTAGCGACCTCTGCATTACAAGTGCAGCGCTCTACCACTAAGCTAAACAggctgttgttgtttttgttGTGTTGTAAACCAACTTAGGAGTACGATACACTTAATTAGTAACTACCAAAACTTAACttaacaatcttattaacttaacaccagttaatacttcgaacttacgaatataattgttgttctttttaaactaaataactatataaaagaactataaatttatgtcttaagtctggaaaagctggcctttaaatacttttcaaaggtcaacgCCAGCTTTCCCaatttactttaattggacTGTTTGTAAACTTACTTACAAGGGTAGGAGTGCACAGTTTGAGTAATTCTGGCTAACTAGTAGAGATTATGCATCGAACAGATATTCACAGGTATGCAACTAGCAGTTGCTCAGTGTTGTGTACAATTTCTAGTTAGcaacttgtagatgagtataaagtcGATCTCGTCTACAACAATTTGTGGTTACCTTatgtatttgaataattaaagatattcaaAAGCAGAAGTAGATTCAATTTAGAAGAACAATTGTTTAATTACATTATAAATAATCGTTTATATaagtttataaaattatttatgtAAATTAAGCAAAAGTAGGGAATCCCATATTGTTCCAACCCCAAGTATCATTGAAACGAATATTTCTGTTAatgtttgaaatttcaaccaattcttcatttgatAAAGTAAGAGTGgattcaatatttaaattcatcaataatCTTTCCTTCTTGGAAGATTTTGGAATTACAGCAACACCATTTTGATTAGCCCATCTTAATAAAACTTCACTAGTAGTAACATTGTATTTGGAAGCAATTCTCTTGATAACTGGATGATCAAACAAGTTTGGAGTGTCTTCCTTTAATTCGGAACCCAATTCCAAATAAGATTGTTGACCGAATGAAGAATATGCTACCACTATGATTTGTTCACGTTTACAATAATCAACTAAACGTGATTGAGTCAAATATGGATGATGTTCAATTTGTAAAGTAACAGGTTTAATCTTGCAACCCATTAAAACGTCTTGTAATAAACCACCTTGTAAGTTGGAAACACCAATAGATTTGATCAATCCTTCTTCGACTAAAGCTTCCATTGCATGGTAAGTATCCAAGTAAGGAACTTTTTGCAAACTGATCTTGCCTTGTGCAGCATCTTCTTTACCGGTGTAAAATCCGGGTGggtatttttcttcaattggaACAAATTTGAATGCTAATGGGAAATggatataatataaatctAAATAATCCAAACCTAAATCGGATAAAGTCTTTTTAACAGCCAACTTAACATGATCTGGGTGATGGTAAGTGTTCCATAATTTGGAAACGATGAACAGATCAGATCTTTTGACgattttttcatcaatgGCTCTACGGATACCTTGACCAACCTCTTTTTCATTACCATAATCTTCAGCACCATCAAATAAACGGTAACCTAATTTAATAGCTTGATAAACTTGTTCAGCACAAACAGTATTAGGAATTTTCCAACAACCTAAACCGACCATTGGCATTTTTAAACCATTGTTAAGAGCAGCTAAAGaagacattttttttgttgttgttgttgtattGGATTGTGTTTTTAAGTGATTGTTTACTTGTgtctatttattttattatttcatattCGAAACAAACTTTCAAAGCATTCTTGTATGTGCCCTATTTATACTTTTCAATTCCTTCAAAACTCCAGGTTGTAAAGGtaacaatgaaaaaaaaggaaaggTTAGATCTAAGGGAACCTATTCTATATTACCGAATTTGCAGCCACATTCTAAGTAATGCTGCGGTACTTTCTCTGCGGAATTTACAGTCACATTCTTAATATCCGTGCCTACTGACATTCTCTGACTCTACGGACTTACTGTGGCAGCAATTGCGGGGGAGAACTCATCGGAGGAGACTATTTTACATGGCTGCAAAAATGGTAAAACGTTAGcgttataatatatattaaagatgTATTAAATTGTGAATGTTAATTTTAATGGCGgcaaaaataattaaataacgTCATAAATTTACTAAGATGTCAAAAGTGTGCATATTGTATTCTGAATATGTATTTGAATGGCTGCAAAAAAATGCTAAACCTACGTTTTAAAGATACTATAGTGGTTCAAGTGCATGTGAATATGTATTGAAATGAGCAAATTATATTGAGGGTATAG includes:
- the TBLA0F01680 gene encoding uncharacterized protein (similar to Saccharomyces cerevisiae VAS1 (YGR094W); ancestral locus Anc_3.433); this encodes MSDLANLPPVDPKTGEVIINPVKEDGTPKTPKEIEKEKKKAEKLLKFAAKQAKKQAAASKPGSENKNKKKPAKESAPVPEFVDKTVPGEKKVLVSLDDPALKAYNPANVESSWYDWWVKSGFFEPEFTEDGKVKPEGLFCIPAPPPNVTGALHIGHALTIAIQDSLIRFYRMKGKTVLFLPGFDHAGIATQSVVEKQLWAKEKKTRHDYGRETFVKKVWEWKEEYHQRIKGQIQYLGASYDWTREAFTLSPELTEAVEEAFVRLHDDGTIYRAARLVNWSVKLNTAISNLEVENKEVKGRTLLSVPNYDEKVEFGVLTSFAYPVVDSDEKLIIATTRPETLFGDTAVAVHPDDDRYKHLHGKFIQHPFLPRKIPIICDKEAVDMEFGTGAVKITPAHDQNDYNTGKRHNLEFINILTDDGLLNENCGPEWEGMKRFDARKKVIELLKEKNLYVGQEDNEMSIPTCSRSGDIIEPLLKPQWWVAQGDMAKEAIKAVKNGEINIAPKSSEAEYFHWVNNIQDWCISRQLWWGHRCPVYFVHIDGEENDPNDGKYWVAGRTEEEAQAKAEAKFPNTKFTLERDEDVLDTWFSSGLWPFSTLGWPNKTKDLENFYPFSMLETGWDILFFWVTRMILLGIKLTGSIPFKEVFCHSLVRDAQGRKMSKSLGNVVDPLDVIRGIKLEDLHAKLLVGNLDPREIEKAKDGQKESYPNGIPQCGSDAMRFALCAYTTGGRDINLDILRVEGYRKFCNKIYQATKFALMRLGEEYVPSAKEELTGHESLVEQWILNKLTNCAKVVNEAIEKRDFLNSTSAIYEFWYLVCDVYIENSKYLIQEGTEVEQKSAKDTLYILLDNALKLIHPFMPFISEEMWQRLPKRSSETSETIVKASYPVFRKDFSNEKADKDYELVLAITKEARSLLAEYNIIKNGKVYVESAHAESFETAKSQKDSIASLIKAVEEVTVVNKADDIPGGCVLKSVNPEVNVHVLVKGQIDIDAEITKVEKKLEKSLKSKQSIEKTMSSKDYEKKANAQAQEANKTKLENTIAEIEGLEATIENLKKLKL
- the DRN1 gene encoding Drn1p (similar to Saccharomyces cerevisiae YGR093W; ancestral locus Anc_3.431), yielding MLKSKLLVVHSLQEDLATVIEKVVSLHKKHGPFTSCLVLGEISDTFNELESRIFPDSDNLPQLFLLENKLFEESGSRVLKNGVKILGGIGVFEFSNGIRLGYNTISSSELTSKKNEILSQFSKNTSKVDLLITKEWSVSISHRENSLGGNEVIDKLNKIFEPRYHFSYKYTQTFLELKPFLWPDSDRITRFMNIAAYNSGSKWAYAFELDLTSTLPLNLSSLTSNPYMDIIKKRKLDGNNASNKLSANNQLNNTMQETHPIKKPKIVLPTDCHFCFTNSNIQDHMIIYIGSLAYLTIARGPLTTPKGEMGFSGHCLVVPIEHKAKLRTKHENDFTASTNLDIEMLQLEKSVVAMNFLKFEMCTVSFEIQSEKSFHFHKQIFPVPKYCIMKFKDSLDRQLYMNNEKYTKNTNLTFSLFHSNTDKEYEALVTNPLVNYLQFTVYETPSSSKLYLAQFDPEDRIDLQFGRRVLAYMLNLPRRVRWDSSICNQTRKQEENEVNLFQKAYKDFEPSI
- the RPC40 gene encoding DNA-directed RNA polymerase core subunit RPC40 (similar to Saccharomyces cerevisiae RPC40 (YPR110C); ancestral locus Anc_3.428), encoding MSNIVGIEYNRVTNTTSTDFPGYSKDGENAWDVEKFKETFDIKISNLDERDATFDLINIDTSIANAFRRIMMAEVPAVAAEHVYFLNNTSVIQDEVLAHRIGLVPLKVDPDMLTWVDQTLPEEERFTDENTIVLSLNVKCTKNDKAPKDCTDPKILYNNAHVYARDLKFEPQGKQVETFANCPVVPTDPDILLAKLRPGQEISLRAHCILGIGSDHAKFSPVATASYRLLPHINITEPIRGKDAEKFQKCFTPGVIGIKDGEAYVKDARMDTVSREVFRHQEFADKVKLGRVRDHFVFNVESTGAMPPEEIFFKSVRILKNKAQYLKECTISE